Part of the Cereibacter sphaeroides 2.4.1 genome, AACCGGACCCGCAAGAGCAAGGCTTCGGACAAGCTGATTGTCCGCTCGCGGCACGCGAAGAAGAAAGGGCGCTGAGCCATGGCACGTTCTACCTGGAAAGGCCCCTTCGTCGACGGGTACCTGCTGAAAAAGGCAGAGAAGTCGCGCGAGTCGGGCAAGAATGAAGTGATCAAGATCTGGTCGCGGCGCTCCACCATCCTGCCGCAGTTCGTGGGTCTGACCTTCGGCGTCTACAACGGCAAGAAGCACGTCCCGGTCAACGTGACCGAGGAGATGATCGGCCAGAAGTTCGGTGAATATTCGCCGACCCGGACCTACTACGGTCACGCGGCCGACAAGAAAGCGAAGAGGAAGTAATCCATGGGCAAGGAAAAGAACCCGCGCCGCGTGGGCGAAAACGAGGCTTTTGCCAAGGTGAAGATGCTGCGCACCTCGCCGCAGAAGCTGAACCTCGTCGCGGCCCTCATCCGTGGCAAGAAGGTCGACAAGGCGATCGCTGACCTCACCTTCTCGAAGAAGCGCATCAGCCAGGACGTGCTGAAGTGCCTGCAGTCGGCCATCGCGAACGCCGAGAACAACCACGGCCTCGACGTGGACGAACTCGTGGTCTCGGAAGCCTTCTGCGGCAAGAACCTTGTCATGAAGCGCGGTCGTCCGCGCGCTCGCGGCCGGTTCGGCAAGATCATGAAACCGTTCAGCGAGCTCACGATCAAGGTGAAGCAAGTCGGGGAGACTGCGTAATGGGTCAGAAGGTCAATCCGATCGGCATGCGCCTTCAGGTCAACCGCACCTGGGACAGCCGCTGGTTCGCCGAGTCGAAGGACTACGGCAATCTGCTGCTGGAAGACCTGAAGATGCGCGAGTTCATCCACGACTA contains:
- the rpsS gene encoding 30S ribosomal protein S19; this encodes MARSTWKGPFVDGYLLKKAEKSRESGKNEVIKIWSRRSTILPQFVGLTFGVYNGKKHVPVNVTEEMIGQKFGEYSPTRTYYGHAADKKAKRK
- the rplV gene encoding 50S ribosomal protein L22, whose amino-acid sequence is MGKEKNPRRVGENEAFAKVKMLRTSPQKLNLVAALIRGKKVDKAIADLTFSKKRISQDVLKCLQSAIANAENNHGLDVDELVVSEAFCGKNLVMKRGRPRARGRFGKIMKPFSELTIKVKQVGETA